Proteins encoded together in one Prochlorococcus marinus str. MIT 9211 window:
- the rpsK gene encoding 30S ribosomal protein S11: MATPAKKTGSKKSKRNVPNGVVHIQSTFNNTIVSITDTNGEVVSWSSAGASGFKGARKGTPFAAQTAAEAAARRALEQGMRQIEVLVRGPGSGRETAIRALQVAGLEITLIRDVTPLPHNGCRRPKRRRV; the protein is encoded by the coding sequence ATGGCCACACCCGCAAAGAAAACTGGTTCTAAAAAGTCTAAGCGCAACGTCCCAAACGGCGTTGTGCATATTCAAAGCACTTTTAATAACACCATCGTTTCAATCACTGATACTAATGGTGAAGTTGTTTCTTGGTCTTCTGCAGGGGCAAGTGGATTTAAAGGTGCCCGAAAAGGTACCCCATTCGCTGCTCAAACTGCCGCTGAGGCAGCAGCAAGACGTGCTCTAGAACAAGGTATGAGACAAATCGAGGTTCTCGTAAGAGGACCAGGTTCCGGCCGGGAAACAGCCATAAGAGCTTTGCAAGTTGCTGGCTTGGAGATTACTTTGATCAGAGATGTTACTCCTCTTCCTCACAATGGTTGCAGGAGACCCAAACGCAGACGCGTTTGA
- the rpsM gene encoding 30S ribosomal protein S13, giving the protein MARIAGIDIPREKRVEVALTYIYGVGLTRAKSILAKAGVNPDIRVKDLDDGDVQKLRTAVESFTLEGDLRRQEGMALKRLQDIGCLRGRRHRMSLPVRGQRTRTNARTRRGSRKTVAGRKK; this is encoded by the coding sequence GTGGCAAGAATCGCTGGCATCGACATACCTCGCGAAAAGCGGGTTGAAGTTGCTCTTACATACATTTATGGTGTTGGTCTCACAAGAGCCAAATCCATCCTCGCCAAAGCTGGGGTAAATCCTGACATACGTGTCAAGGATTTAGATGATGGAGATGTACAAAAGCTTAGGACTGCTGTTGAATCATTCACCCTTGAGGGTGACTTGAGGAGACAAGAGGGCATGGCCCTCAAGCGATTACAAGATATTGGATGTCTTCGTGGTCGTCGTCACAGAATGAGCCTCCCAGTTAGAGGACAACGTACTAGGACAAATGCTCGTACTAGAAGGGGTTCTCGCAAAACAGTTGCAGGCAGAAAGAAATAA
- the rpmJ gene encoding 50S ribosomal protein L36, giving the protein MKVRASVKKMCEKCRVIRRHGRVMVICTATQKHKQRQG; this is encoded by the coding sequence ATGAAGGTGCGAGCCTCAGTCAAAAAAATGTGTGAAAAATGCCGGGTGATTCGTCGCCATGGTCGGGTAATGGTCATTTGCACTGCTACCCAAAAGCACAAGCAGCGTCAAGGTTAA
- a CDS encoding adenylate kinase, which produces MKSRLLFLGPPGAGKGTQAKLLCENQGLIHLSTGDLLRAEVNAQSPLGKEAALIMNKGELVSDEIVLSIVQKRLSADAKSGWLLDGFPRNLIQAQSLQQLLENVSQPIQAVLLIELDDETLIKRLLSRGRSDDTQEVIRHRLEVYREKTAPLVDFYQSLGILVKIQGEGDVKDVALTIRSALGLVM; this is translated from the coding sequence ATGAAAAGCAGATTGTTGTTTTTAGGACCCCCTGGAGCGGGGAAGGGTACACAGGCAAAGCTTTTGTGTGAGAATCAAGGTCTTATTCATTTGTCTACTGGAGACTTGTTGCGAGCTGAAGTCAATGCTCAAAGTCCCTTAGGGAAAGAAGCTGCTCTTATTATGAATAAAGGAGAATTAGTAAGTGATGAGATTGTTTTATCTATTGTTCAGAAGAGACTGAGTGCAGATGCTAAATCAGGGTGGTTATTAGATGGCTTTCCAAGAAACCTCATACAAGCTCAGTCATTGCAACAATTATTGGAAAATGTTTCACAACCTATTCAAGCAGTTTTGTTAATAGAATTAGATGATGAAACTTTAATTAAGCGACTTTTGTCTCGAGGCAGATCAGATGATACTCAAGAAGTAATAAGGCATCGTTTGGAAGTTTATAGAGAGAAAACTGCTCCATTGGTAGATTTCTATCAGAGCTTAGGCATTCTTGTAAAAATTCAAGGTGAAGGAGATGTCAAAGATGTTGCTCTAACAATTAGATCAGCTTTAGGCTTAGTAATGTAG